Genomic window (Streptomyces cadmiisoli):
GACCTTTACGGGGTGGCAATCGAGTAAGGAGGCCGCATATCGTAGGCCATAAGTCCGTATCCCAATACACTACCTACTCCGGATGTTCTGAGCGTTACCGGCTAGAACGTTTGGATAAGAAACCCCAAACCCCTGCCGGTTGGACGCTACAGGGTTTGGCAGTACACGAAGCGATTGAAGCGTGGGAACGCTCTAACCGAACAATGGACCTTACAGGCGCCAACGACGTTTACGAGTCGGCATGGCGCCTTCACCTTACCCGCATGCTAAAGGACGAGCCGGACACCGATAAATGGATGACCGGCAACCCACGCACTAAAGGTAGTGTGGACCTAACCCGAAGGTTCACGCGCGGTAAAGAGCAGCTAGAGCAGTACATCAAGAATGCACTAGCTCAGGGGTGGGAGATTTGGGAAACTCCCGATTTTGAACCTGCAATTGAGTTGCCCTTTAGAATCATGGTCGGTAACATTGAAGTAGTCGGTTACATTGACCAAATCCGGGAACACCCGGACGGCAGTCTAGAAATAGTCGACATCAAGTCGGGCAGTAAGATTCCCTCTTGGGATTTTCAGCTAGGCGTGTATCGCCTAGCGGTCCTAGAATCTTATGGGGTAGAGATTAACCAAGGGTCATTCCTTATGCTTAAGGATGACCGCATGGTGGGTCCTACAAACCTCACACGGTTTACGCGAGAGCGTGTTACGGCATGGTTTGATGCCCTTAACCGTGGTGTAGAGGCCCAAGTTTTTATGCCCAATGTCGGGGATCATTGCCGCATCTGCGGCGTTTGGAAATACTGTTCAGCTAAGGAAAGGAACTAAAATTGACTAAGGTCGACGGGCAGGAAGGTTATATTGCCCAGCTTTCGTTTACCTCCCCTGAGGGAGCTATGACGAACCTGCGAGGCACTAGCACCGAAGAGTTTACGGATACGCTCGACTGGTTCATCAAGGGCGGAGGGGAGGTAATCTCCGAAGCTATTACCCACGCTAAGGCCGTGAACCTCATCCGTGAGCAGTTGGGCGGTAAGGTCGAGTCGTCCAGCGGTGGCGGGGCCCGTGGAGGGGCCTACAACGGCCGTACAGGTGGCGGGAGTTCCGGCCGGTCGTATGGTGGCGGGAACGGCGGCGGAGGCGGAGGGGAGGCCCCCCAGGGCCCTCCTGCTAACCACAACCTTGCAACCGAGTGTCGTCATGGTGAAAAGAACTTTGTTTCTGGCGTTTCGGCCAAGAACAATAAGGCATGGTTCGGTTTCGACTGCCCCCAGAACTACAAGCAGGGCGAGTGCGCGCGGTTTGCTCAGGCCGGATAACCGGCCATTTTTTTTGCCCCACAATGCACACCCCTAGGGTGTGTGCGGAAAAGAGGTTGATTGCTTACCCTAGTACGAGCCCGACATAAGGCGGGTAAAGCGGGTGAGCCTCTACCTACGGCATTTCCCGCCCTTGAAAAGGCGGGAGTCCACATTCGGCGCGGTCAACTAACGTTGATCGCTGCCGGATCCGGAACCGGTAAATCGGCATTCGCAACAACGATTGCCGTACGGGCAGAGGTACCCACCCTGTATTTCTCGGCTGACTCTGACGCATTCACGCAATACACGCGTTTGGGTGCCATGCTTACCGATAGCCCCGTGTGGGCTGTTGAAAAAGACATGGACAATGGCCGGTCTGTGCACTACGACACACAAATAAATAACCTGGACTTTATGCGTTGGGACTTTGAGGCCCAACCTGCCCTAGACAATATCGACCTTGACATTAGAGCGTTTGGCTACATGTATGGCTGCTGGCCGCATCTAATCATCATCGATAACATCAAAAACGTCTGGACAGAGTCCGAAAACGAAAACAACCGCTACAGTGAGATTATCGATTACCTGCACGAACTAGCCCGTAAAACGGGCGCGGCAGTAATCGCCTTGCATCACCTGACAGGGGAATACGACGATGGCATTAAGCCTGCCCCCATGTCTGCCCTACTGGGCAAAGTGTCCAAGATTCCCGCGATGATCCTAACCCTTCACAAAGAGGGAAATGCAGATTTTGAGAATCTGAAACTAAACGTATCCATCGTAAAGAATCGCGGCGGAAAGGCTGACCCCTCGGGGCAATGGTTTATCAGCCTGCCCGCAAACCTTGAATACATGAGAATCGGATAAAGGAGACTAACGCATGACTGAGAACACGCTTAAGGACCCTGCCAAGAACATCATGGTTAAGGGTGAGGAGGTTCCCCGCGTGATTGACAACGGCGACGGAACCGTTACGTGGAACCTTAAGGGAGAGACTGCCACGCGTATTGCGGCCCTCCTCCTGATCAGTCTTGCCGGGACCATGCCCGGTAGCCGTAGGGCCCCCTCTGGAGGCTTTGGAGACTTCCTGACTGGCCGTGGCCTCTGAGCACACGCAAGGGCTACAGGCAGTGCTCTAAGTGCTCTAGAAACCGTCAAGAGCGTTTCTTTCAGGGAACACGGGGACGGGTGTGCGCTGGGTGCCGTAAGGGCACCCAGCGTGCCAATAGCCGCAATGCGAGGCTAAAGGCCACTTACGGGCTAACCAGTGACGACTATCGAACCCTATTCGAATTCCAGGACAGGGTGTGCGCGATATGCCTAGAGTCCCGACGAACCAATTTGGCCGTTGACCACTGCCACAAAACGGAAGCGGTTAGGGGCCTTTTGTGTGCCCGCTGTAACAATTTCCTTTTGGCCCGTGGGGCAAGGGATAGGCCGGAAGTACTCCGCCGTGCGGCGGATTACCTTGAAAACTATCCGGCATGGCAGGCCCTAGGGCCCCGATACACGTACGACAACAAGGAGGAAAACAGTAATGGCTAACGGCGTGGTCCATCAGATAATCCTTAAGGCGAAGCTTGAGGAGGGTAAGGCACCCGCTTTCGACGCCTCTAACGTCGTTACGGTGTCCGCTCTGGAGGAATTCCTTATGGAGGTTAAGGACGCCACTAACGGCTACGATGATCCGCTCATTACGGTCACCTTTGACCGTCTTACCTATGAGTACGAGGAGAACTGATTTGCCCCGACACAATGGCAATACTACTAAGCGCAGTAAGCGACAGGCGCGAATTGACCGCGCTACCGGGTATGCGGTTGATCCGGAGGTTTGGGAGGCGTACGCACGTCAGATGATGTCTGACGGGCCGGAGGACTACGCGTCCTCCTGGACGACTGAAACGGCCCAGGAGGGCCGCTACATGGGGGACTAATGGAAGCGGCCGATAAGCCACCCATTAAGGAACTCCTAGAGCATTACGGGGCCCACGACGTTAACGATCGGGGGTCGTGGGCCCCCATCAAATGCCCTTTCCATGAGGACCGTTCCGCTAGTGCATCCGTTAATACGGGCCTAAACGTTTTCAAATGTCACACATGCGATTTCGGGGGCGATTCTTTCGCCCTAGTCCAATGGCAGGAGGGGATTAGAGATTTCAACGATTCCATCGAATTCTGCGAAAGAATTCTTGGAGGAAGCTACGGCAAAATATCATCGGTCGATAAAGGGAAACGTCGCCGGAGAAACATTCTTGACGAAGAGGTTCGGGCCCCAGTGGCAGGACAGCGCTCGATTCTTTCGATTGGGCGCCGTAGAAGATCCGTTGCCGGGTCATGAACAATATCGGGGAATGTTCGCTATTCCTTATGAGGCCCCTTACGGGGTCCTAGGAATGAAATTCCGTTGCCTTTCGGACCATGACTGTAAAGCCGTTCACAAAAACCGTTACCTTAACCCATCAGGTAATGGGACACGCCTTTACAATACGGCAGACCTTTTCCGTAACGAGGAATTCCTAGCCATTGCGGAAGGCGAAATAGATGCGATTACATCGCATATGGCGGGTATTCCCACGGTCGGGGCCCCTGGGGCAACATCCTGGAAGCCTGAATTTACCCGCATGATCCGAGGCTATAAGGCGGTTTACGTGTACGCGGATAACGATGATGGGGGAACGGGCCTAGAAAAGTTTGCTGAGCCGCTAGCGGCCCTAATCGAGAATGCGCGAGTCATTCTCCT
Coding sequences:
- a CDS encoding RecB family exonuclease produces the protein MDKKPQTPAGWTLQGLAVHEAIEAWERSNRTMDLTGANDVYESAWRLHLTRMLKDEPDTDKWMTGNPRTKGSVDLTRRFTRGKEQLEQYIKNALAQGWEIWETPDFEPAIELPFRIMVGNIEVVGYIDQIREHPDGSLEIVDIKSGSKIPSWDFQLGVYRLAVLESYGVEINQGSFLMLKDDRMVGPTNLTRFTRERVTAWFDALNRGVEAQVFMPNVGDHCRICGVWKYCSAKERN
- a CDS encoding DnaB-like helicase C-terminal domain-containing protein, producing MLTLVRARHKAGKAGEPLPTAFPALEKAGVHIRRGQLTLIAAGSGTGKSAFATTIAVRAEVPTLYFSADSDAFTQYTRLGAMLTDSPVWAVEKDMDNGRSVHYDTQINNLDFMRWDFEAQPALDNIDLDIRAFGYMYGCWPHLIIIDNIKNVWTESENENNRYSEIIDYLHELARKTGAAVIALHHLTGEYDDGIKPAPMSALLGKVSKIPAMILTLHKEGNADFENLKLNVSIVKNRGGKADPSGQWFISLPANLEYMRIG
- a CDS encoding endonuclease VII domain-containing protein; translated protein: MCAGCRKGTQRANSRNARLKATYGLTSDDYRTLFEFQDRVCAICLESRRTNLAVDHCHKTEAVRGLLCARCNNFLLARGARDRPEVLRRAADYLENYPAWQALGPRYTYDNKEENSNG
- a CDS encoding CHC2 zinc finger domain-containing protein, translating into MEAADKPPIKELLEHYGAHDVNDRGSWAPIKCPFHEDRSASASVNTGLNVFKCHTCDFGGDSFALVQWQEGIRDFNDSIEFCERILGGSYGKISSVDKGKRRRRNILDEEVRAPVAGQRSILSIGRRRRSVAGS